From Drosophila yakuba strain Tai18E2 chromosome 2L, Prin_Dyak_Tai18E2_2.1, whole genome shotgun sequence, one genomic window encodes:
- the LOC6528964 gene encoding phenoloxidase-activating factor 2 has protein sequence MSTATTSIPSTRTDPIPIAKKRYCGLFSNKSCVKRSDCSTTVRSGSKLTVDLRVKSTNGCHYLEVCCHPDDMLSPMNGTIPLGFKQCGIGNAGGIFMNLLGGRLETSLAEYPYMVAILDTGQRFLCNGVLIGYKVVLTTATCLAPEQSLVVRAGDWDLASDREFVPHVDLNVQYRIVHQQFNWDSTKHNIALLILTEEFPRVQHIIPICLDHKGVDLEYESCFVTGWNYRLMNRLRPTRNIVLRLDMDVEENMFSNTSTSPVLSAVPRAEQPMYAKGAPLVCPTESSRYYVVGAWSTSLNGAIQFTDIRKFKEWIYQEVLPYNIVI, from the exons ATGAGCACAGCGACCACGTCGATCCCATCGACCAGAACTGATCCAATCCCTATAGCTAAAAAAAGATATTGCGGCTTATTTAGCAACAAGTCCTGTGTTAAGCGATCTGATTGCTCAACGACTGTGCGGAGTGGTTCAAAACTAACTGTAGATCTAAGAGTAAAGTCGACAAATGGTTGTCATTACCTTGAGGTTTGCTGTCATCCCGATGATATG CTTTCTCCAATGAACGGGACGATTCCTTTAGGGTTCAAGCAATGCGGCATTGGCAATGCTGGTGGCATTTTCATGAATCTATTAGGAGGTCGTCTGGAGACGAGCCTTGCCGAATACCCTTACATGGTGGCCATTCTCGACACCGGTCAGAGATTTTTATGCAATGGTGTGTTGATTGGCTACAAAGTGGTCCTCACAACAGCCACTTGTTTAGCGCCCGAGCAATCACTTGTCGTAAGGGCTGGGGATTGGGATCTGGCAAGTGATCGCGAGTTCGTGCCTCACGTGGATCTCAATGTCCAATATCGAATTGTTCATCAGCAATTTAATTGGGACTCGACAAAGCACAACATTGCCCTATTGATCCTTACAGAGGAGTTTCCCCGAGTTCAGCATATAATACCCATTTGCCTGGACCACAAGGGAGTGGATCTGGAATACGAGAGTTGCTTTGTCACCGGTTGGAATTACAGATTGATGAACAGATTACGACCGACTCGCAATATTGTCCTAAGGTTGGATATGGATGTCGAGGAAAACATGTTTTCAAACACCTCCACCAGTCCAGTGTTAAGTGCTGTTCCCCGAGCTGAGCAGCCCATGTATGCCAAAGGGGCTCCTCTAGTTTGTCCCACCGAGAGCAGCAGGTACTATGTGGTTGGCGCCTGGAGCACCAGCCTTAATGGAGCTATTCAGTTCACCGATATAAGAAAGTTCAAGGAATGGATTTATCAGGAGGTACTGCCGTACaatattgtaatttaa